A window of Selenomonas ruminantium subsp. lactilytica TAM6421 contains these coding sequences:
- a CDS encoding L7Ae/L30e/S12e/Gadd45 family ribosomal protein: MAITNEQRITNLLSMAQKAGRIVSGAFAVEQAVKKKQAVLVLLAGDAAEESKKNFIALTDKFAIPYVYCLDRETLGACLGKEFRAVAALTDDGFAKKLRQLMEESL, from the coding sequence ACAGCGCATCACAAATCTTTTGAGCATGGCTCAGAAGGCTGGCCGTATCGTATCCGGGGCGTTTGCCGTGGAACAGGCCGTGAAGAAGAAGCAGGCGGTTCTCGTCCTGCTGGCCGGTGATGCCGCAGAAGAAAGCAAGAAGAATTTCATTGCATTAACAGATAAATTCGCGATTCCCTATGTTTACTGTCTCGATCGTGAGACTTTAGGCGCATGCTTAGGCAAGGAATTTCGCGCTGTCGCCGCGTTGACGGATGACGGCTTTGCGAAAAAACTTCGCCAGCTGATGGAGGAATCACTATGA